The sequence below is a genomic window from Pempheris klunzingeri isolate RE-2024b chromosome 12, fPemKlu1.hap1, whole genome shotgun sequence.
TCCAAAGTTTCCAAAGAAAAAAGTCTGTAAACCAAACATTACATTAGTTTATGTTTTTTCTCTGACTGTCAACAACTCTGTATGTGACGGGTTCACAGTTTTGACCACATGTTTGTGCCTTATTTGTCACTGTTTCATCTAGTTTGTCACTTGTCCAATCTGTGTTTCCACTGAAACCCAgaagaaaaatgttcattaaagATCAATAGGCCACATGCAGCACAGTTTATCTTCTCCAGGACACGTTTTATGAGTGTCTGTGGAGGGTTTTCTCTTAGACTGTTAATTCTTTCTCTTGatatattaatgaaaatgtcattcaaaacagagagacactgaagaATGCTTAAGACATTATTTAGCAAAATCTTGGTATATTATTCTCATCATactgttttctccattttcagGGACAACCTTTTCTTTTTAGCTACGTGATTACATAATTCATTCATGTGGAATAAATTTGAACTAGTTTTATTATGATTGAGAGTGATTAGTACCTACTCTATTCTACTCTCTATTTCTACCTGGCATGAGTGACAATGCAATTACTTTGACAGCTTTTGAGAACACCGTTTCCTTGTTACTTTACCAAATCATTTTTACACCACCTTTGGTCTAATTATTGTTCGCAGTGTCTCATATTTTCTGATCAGAAATCACTATCATTATGTTTTGTCCAACTGTGCTTCACAATTTCACTTGCTTTCCAGTTCCAGCTCCTATCTTCAACCTTTGGTGGACGTGCGTTTAGCTCACTGCATAGTTGTGCACTTACACATATAGAGAGGGtagaaaaatatgcaaatgctACATATATTTTTGTGTGAGCATGCATGTATTATGTGTCCTGTGTTTCGTACAGTACATTAGTGTATGaatatgtttgtatttcatATGTACACTTGTGAACAGCCAACTTTTAATGACATCCAATATTTTGTGAGTACACAAAGGATCAAATATGAATTATGAATAGAATCTACAACCTCAGTAGTGCAAACAGTATGTTACACTGATCAGTGTTTGTGGGATAATGTTTGTATTCTACTCTGTGAAACACTAGCCTGGGTTGTCTGAGGGGATTCTCATTCAGAGAAGACAGCATAATTACCAAGTTCCTGGGATACCACAGGCTTTCATggctgtgtgtgacagacacaaATTTAAGACTATTCAAAACCCACTTGTTTTGTAGCAACTTGTTAAATCCTCTCATCTTACTCCAAAAGTTTTGCAAGAACACTCTTTACGGGGAGTTAACATTTTACAGAGAAATTAAAAGTGAAGGTGCTGACAACTCAATTCCTGGTCCAGACAACAGCATTTTTAAGATATATTAAGTATATgcctatgtatgtgtgtatgatgaGTCAAgttacattacttttttttttttcttcaaatttccTCAGAAAATCTGTGCAAAAGTGTAGCTGAGATGCCTCGAGACAGCTGACTTCTtcataatttcatttattttgtgttaacaACAACTTTAGGCAGAATTTAAGACCATACTTTTGGGAAGTAATGACAAGTTGATATGGctattttttccccattatGTTCAGAGGTAACATTTTTTGAACAAATGCAGATACATACATTGTATCTACATACATTTATGTAGAGTTTAGTAGTGATACAGAAACTGCAGGAAGCTACATCTGCTCACCCCTCAATCCTCTGCCTAAGGAAAACACATCAATTCAATCAGGACGTCTTTTGCACACAACTAACCCTGTTGTGGTTTTGATGGGAATCAATGTAAAATCAATTTgcattttgtattcattttcacattagcAGAAAATATGCTGCctaaatttgaaaattaaaatgcaaactTGACTTTCAGCATGTGAATATATAATAACCATAATCACTATGATGATGAGGCCAAAGAAAGAATTGACACAAAAAGCAACAATACTGTTTTGTACCTTTTTACATTAGACGCACCCCAATTTAGTTAGACAAGACAAACATGGGAAACTTCACTGGAGACCTGTTTGGCAGAATGGTGTCCTCTGACTGCTGCATTTCAGCTACCTGGTTACTATTGTTCACCCTCTGCATTTGATGAATGACCTAGACAGGTTCCACAAAATTAAGCCCGGAAGAATCATGCTATCAGTCAAATGAAAAAGCAAACTTTtactcattttcatttaataattcTAAATGATTCAAACTACAACAAATTCAAAAGTAAAATGGGTTTTTGGAGAAGTTATTATACCATAGACTAAAACCATTTTAATGCAATGGCTAAATTTAGTTAGAATTTTCATTTGGTTTGGACATTGCCCAAAACAAATTACccatttttctctcctgctcttgaCTCAAATGCAGTCATTATGAGTATAAAATCCATATTATATTTTTCCCAGTGCACAGAAATGTGAAGAAGTTTCAGAGACAGCTGTACTTCAAAATGTGATGCACTACATATGTTGAGTCCACACAATGTAGGCAGTTTGTAGAAACTCTTCACTGCAAGgattaatatttttaaagcagTGGAATCACTATAAATATTCTACATCTGGGCGCACTGATTGCAGACAACACATTAATGATAAACTCAATGCACTCGTCATTCCAGTCAAATTTTTTTCACATGAACATATAGGCAAGCTGTTACAGACAATGGTAATTATAGCTTTAAGGCTTGAGAGAGGAAACTAGGCCACATTGCAGTGATTAGAAGCTGACCCTCTGTGAAAGGATGAAGGTGGAGTTTCTTTTAATTCATGTGCTTTATGGTCCAGATTTACATTATCAAAATACTTCTGAGCAGTGGCCTTAAACCAAACCAGTTACCGTATGGATGATAAATCATTCATTACTGgttactgaaaaacaaacataacagGACTGAAGAGAGCTTTAGTACACCATACCCAAGGTGTTTCTGATCATTTAGGGTAAGAGAAGAGAAACTGCTTACATTCTGTGAATATAGCTCGCTTTAGAGCATGCTATTTATTGCACAAATCCCACTGAAGCGGTGGCAGTGGcagaaaagtgacatttttggAAGACTTACTGTAGGGTGGACATACTGTACAACATGAGAATTTTAATAGGATTAGCTCAGAATGGACTCCCCTACACATTTCTGGAGGCATGGTGATTAAACCTCATTTGTAGTATTTCTCAGGTACTTTTTTCAGAGCCCTCAAACAAGGAGTGAAACAAcaatctttttgtgttttttttttcaaaaaggaaTGAGAAGAGGGGGTACATGGATGACTTGGAGCTTGATACAACAGCCACACTGGTCATGTAGTTTTCttcagaagaaagaaaagcttcTACATGTCAGAACTGTTGAGTAAATCAATTTTCACTtcaattaaaattaaacatcTTTACAAATCGGAATGggacaaacaaataaactgtGCCATGAAATAGTAATATCACGTTTAATGTGTAAATGCTTCATCAACTAATTAATAAgtcaaatgacagaaaattaagCAAAAGAATCTATCTATAATAATCTATCAAATGTATGTGTCAGTGATTGTCAGGTGAAGAAGCTATTATTAATGAGTCAGCATGTTTTCTGAATTATGTTTTGGCAGAGATTGAGATTGCTCAATCTTTTGTCAAGGATTTATCGCAGTCACTATAAATAATATCTATAAACAAATGGCCATTGGTATCACAAGTGTTCTGGTCTAGTTCTGTAGTAGTTCGTAGTTTAGAGTTGACTAATCACATTTGACAGGTCCACATGGTAAACAGGCCGTGTGGAAACCAAAAGAGGTGGAACGCACTGGCTGAAATGCAACCTCATAATCCCTTGGCTATCATCTGACAATCATCCGGCTTTTTATTAGCTTTCTTTTAATTTATCCGCATGACGAGTGCACAGAAGAGGAAGTCTTGACCGAGATATCCCCTATCTGGACTTTCGCTTCACCGGAAGCCCCAAAACGTTTGTCGTTCTCCCAAGAGGGCATCAGGCATTATGAGTAACTCAGCaaacatataacatataattACATATAATCAAAATACATAATTACAATTGATTCACCACACTATTTCGAGGCTGCTCCTTGAAGATCATCAATCAGTTTGCATTCGGTATTCATATCAGCACAGCCACTGGGTCATGAGTAGTGACAAGAGTGAAATATACctcagtgttttactgttttagttGAGTAACCGGGTAATTCATCATCAAGGAAGTATAATCTTACTGCACCTACTCTGAGGTTTAATGTTACCCTACTTTGGCCTTCTTTCTGAAAAGGGAGAGACGATAAGTTGGATATTCAGCATTTTCAGTGCTGTGCCAAATGTAGacatttatttatagttttgcCTTTACCCTCTCTATTCTTTTGTCCATATCCAGACTTGCTTATTACAAGAAGATGTATGTGACTTTTCAAAGAAGGTTTgggaaaacatattttgaaagtATTGGTTTGAGTAAGCACTGGAAAGAGCAAAAGTGGTAGCAAAGAgcctcatttttattttatccatctataaatatttttttgtgtttgctgcatcAGTAACGCaactgcaggagctgctgggagCCTCTGACTCCATTAATAACTTGTGCAGTGGGGACCTGTTATGCAAGTCTTGAAACCTGAGAGCCAGTCACCTGTTCTGCTACCTGAGCCTGGGCACTGAGGGAcgcaggaggagagaaggagggtaGACAGCCGCAATGAGCTGCCCGCCTGGAGGACTCAACTCATACGGATAAGGCCTAGGGTACTGCTGGAAGCTCCACAGATCCCTGGTGGGTGCTTTTTAACCGGAATAGCTGGGCATGTGTAGGGATGAATTAACTGAGAAATATCAAGATCCACTGAAGTGTGTCCACCAGAGCCATTACTGTTAAAGTTCTACCAAGGACACTGGCTCACCTTCTCTTTCATTTGCAGAGCCCCTAACCTTCAGGGGACTAGCCCAAGTTTACTGAGTAATTTGAATAAACATATTGACTCAGTTGATCAGTTGTGCTTTGCTCCTTGATCCTCTGTCAGCTGAGAGGAGTTTCCACTGGGGCTTAAGAAAAGGCTACCTGGAGACTGTACAGATCTGTTATAGTCCTGGCTGAATGCCGGGAAGTTCACACCGTGGTCTGTGCTGAATGAAGTGGATATATCTGTTCAAAGACAGGAGCAACACTTGATGCCTTCGCCTTGACACTCTGCTTTATCAGGTAAGAAAACTGCAAATATGTGCAGGAAGGGTAGGACAGCAGATTTCAGAAATATCCCTCTAGTTTTTCTCTGTAATaactgtctgtttttaacaGTAACAATATCTCAAATATATATTCCCtggtgaaaaaaatatatatgtgtatataaataatgaataaacgTAAAGGTAAAATGTTATGACAATAATTCCTGCATTTATTGcaaatacatataatataaataaaccaGTTACTTTAGACTTGATGCTCACAGGCACAGGACCATGCAGACTTCTCAGCGCGAGATGTTCACAATTTACATAGTTGCTAATGTGGAAAACATTGATTCTTGCTTTCTcaggtgaaaataaatgttgaatatCTACAAACAGCTCTTTGGGGCCACTGGTATGTTTTCCTACTGTGAATTCAAACAGATTATAGCCCATGTGACCACATTCCTGTGACCCACAGTCGGGACCATTACAGCACGCTTGACTCAGTCTGACAAATTTCTGTGACACAGAAACTAGTATGTACCTGCTGCAGATAATAACAAGGAGCATGTTCTCTAGGTAGCATATGCATCATCCTTGTTATCCATGATTCACAGACCAGTAACACATGCATGTTCAAAATTAAATTCAAGCTTGCACCCAGAGCACATTTGAAACTGAAATGTAGCTTAGGGGAAAATATTCATCACACAAGAGGTAATTTCAAGTCATCAGGTGGCActtttcattagaaaaaaaaaaaaacttgaattttGAGTACAAAGGACAGTGTGCAGATAAATGGAAGACACTGCAAGCTTAAAGTGCAGGGCCAGGATAATAAGACTAAACCATGACAAAAATAACCTCAGCTAACACCAGCACGTATGACATATCTGAACACCAGCAGCTCCCTCAAAGAGCTCATTTCAACACCGGCTGTGCTGATGAGTTTATCTCTCATATACCCACAGCTCTGCACAGCCTGTCTGCTTCCTAACCAGCTGTAGGTCCCATGGCCTCCCTCTCTGTTCCTGGCACTGTCAGGAGCACAAAGGTTTACTCAATCGCTGGTTTCCATGCATGCAACAATAAGCATATGGTCACATCAGCCAAGTACAAACCCTGTTCGCTCTCCGTGTGCCGtcactctcacaaacacacattctttTGTCTCTCACAGACCTTTTACTTGGTGCATAAGGTTAAcctttaaaggataaggctgtcTTTCATAGGATCTGtagacaataaaacaaatacagtatatcACCAAGCTTatcctttaaaacatttttattgttttaacgtGCACTCCTGTACATgcagtactgtatatacatgtgGGTGGAAAATTAAACaccaacaaaaaatgaaatatattttgatattaagGTTTTGGGCCTCGTGTCTGCAGAACAGATTCTCCTTGGCATAGTTTCTACAAGTTTCTGTATTCTAGTGTAGCGATGAAACCCATTTCTCAAACAGATGTTTCctgattcagtgttttgatgGTAGTGTATTCAGGCCATGAAGGCCATACAGCAGTATTTTCATACTCAAACAATACGGTGAGTCCTCATTCCCGAAGCATCTGCAATCATTATGCTTCCCAACTCATTTACTCAGGTTTGTCCTTTATTCGTCATTCATCTGTGTGTCTACATGATACACTTCAATATAGGCTAGGATAAGCCTATAGACTCTAtttatatatgcacacatgcatgttctGCATCCATATACAATagtattcatttgcattttctttcataCATTGTACACACTACAGTGTAAATGCTGCTTGTGTGTTAAAAATCCTCAGTCTCCGTTGTTTCAGTGTTCACTTTAGATATTTTGTTTGATTCCCCATTTCAAGCCATATGTCCCTCAGGGTCCCTGCTCGTGGTCCccttctctcacacaaacaaactccaaTTCAACCCTCTTTGGTAGAGTGCAACATTATAAACAATGTTATTCCTCCAGTTACACTTGCTGGCTGggcaaaaataaatcaaagtaaaaatgGGGTGAAACTGTGAATGTATgaatttttatttcactgttgcTCAAGCCTGCATTCCTGTCCCATGTGACTCACCTCAAAGTGGAGCGCACGGGGTAAACATAATTACTTTGCTTGTATTATATGCACTGTTCCATTGATGCAAACATCTCAACAGGCCAACAACATGACTTCAATTTGCAAGGTCTCACCGTGACATCGTGTAACACAGAATAAATGAACTGCATGCTTGGCAAGTTTATTTTAAGAGTAGATTGGGCCTCCATTTGTTAAAATCTCACTTTTATTGACTGTAATAACTACGTTGGGATTTTTACCAGCTGAATTAAAAGCACTTGGTGTATCATgattaaaaaactgaattatacTGAGTGGTGAATAAAATGCGTCGATAAGCCCCTTCCAATGCTTTCTGAGACAATAGGCCTAAACATTTAAGCTATTGTTTTGTGTCTTGGAATTATCCAAAATGTGCCGGGCAAGCAAGGCAGATAACCACGTTAGGAGAGTCATCGTCAGCTGAGCCGAGgagcagaaaggcagagagagcaaGATTTTTCTTTTGGGAGCTGATAGGTGGGAATGAACATGGCTCTAAGCATGGAATAAATGATGGAACGATAAAGTGGAGTGAATAATGCGATATTGAAGTATTAGCAGAAAGACTATTTTCAGTGACAAGATAGCTGTACTTTTGTGATGAGTAGGTAAGTCTGATAATTGTGTTTCAAGTTAAGGAGTTTTCCTTTGAAGTGTGCTTCCCTTTTATGTCACGTATGTGTGCAGCCTAGTTATAATAAGAAGCTCCGGTGCTCCTATAtactctttatttctttttctgttgtgaACTGGCAGATGAAAAAGTAGAAGACAGCTGGTCAATGTCAGTGGGTTTACGCAGTTGGAGATTCCCAAGCCTATCGACACCCAACATCAATGAGGTAAACAGTTCTGAGTGTACTTATCTGTTTACCCAGGGTCTTGTGACCTGGAAAGTTACTAAACAATGTTTCTGCAAATAGTGGATACACCACTGCACTCTGTGATCAggtgctgtgtgtttctgctatTTGTtacttaaaaatgcaaatggttTTGCCTGAagaaagaacacacaaaaacaatttgTAGCATGTTCTGGGAATGCTTGTGGAACGAAATGCCTCCTAAAATGATTGCTATTTTGGATATTTAAGCCATAAATTGATTTTTGTCATCGCTGTCAACTAAAAATACACAGGCTGTAAAAACTCTGTCTCTGAATACAGTTTCTTCCGTAGTTTGATGATGTTTGATCTCTGATCTAATTAGGTAATGTCCTCAAATGTCTACTACAATAACATTCAGTCAAGAGACAAAATTACTCATTATGTAAAACTCTCCTGATATTGGGGTCTTGGGAATTTGGGATAGCTGTTTGAGGAAGATGTTTAATTGTTTGCCCTTCAaacagggagaaagaaaaacttCTCCAGCAACAGCAAGGTGTTGTGTGTACAAAAGCATCAGGAAAggatgcatacatacatacacacacacacacacacacacacaaacacacacatatatatatatatacactttgAACAcacagtattatatatatatatatatataatgacaattatatatatatatatatataatactgtgtgttcaaagtctgttttttttggttttatatacTGCACTGATAAATAGAAATAGAggcaaattgtgttttttgttgctgttaatgttttgttttgttttgttttgtgtgtttttttaaatatatatatccagaaatataaaatataaatatatctggATTTTGAATGTCATGGTTAATTTGTCCTCAAGTGCAGCCCGACAAGTTAAAAATTGTCATGCCAACAGCAACAGGTCAAGAAACTAAGTCGAGCTGAAGAGCAGATAATAAGTCACTCCAACCACTTGACAACAACTAATATCTCTGTATTTACAGTCTTTCTTGGTTCCAATTGAGTTACAGAACATTACAGTTTGCAGAGGAGTCAATTGTACACCTTGAGCACAACTCCAATATgaagctttttcttttgtctgtcttttcacAGGCCTCAAGTAAGGAGATCCCTGCTTCACTGCACAGGAATGTCCTGTCATGGGGTGTGTGGTGGGGgcaagaggagaaggagagtgTGTCTCTTAGAGCAATAACACACCCTGCTTACTCTCAGACTCCAGATAGTGGATCTAACAGCGGCGTTTCCAACCTGATCAGGACCGCAAGTGTCCCAGATGTGTTGGGAGGGAGTCCGAAGACAGCATTTTCTTCCATCACCATCGCAGCCCGGAAAGTTTTGCCATCATTTTGCACCTCACAGGACCCTGGGTATCTATCCACTCCAACACAGCCTGTGAAGGCACCGCCTGAACCTAAACTACTTGAAACTTTTGGAGGAAGAGCCTTATCCAAACCCACGAGCGCAATGAGAGTCTCAAACTACCAGCTGGACATGTGCAGACAGAATCCTAACATTGTGACACCAAAACAGTTCAGGCAGGCCTACTCACCCGCTGATGGATTGGCAGGGAGAGATGGAgttaaaagtaaagtacaacTGGCACAACAGAGAGTGAGCTACACAGAGGGCGACAGACGGCGGGGTGTGAGCGGTGGTTCATTAATGAACCCGTCCTCTCAGCCATCCTACCGATCTTGTATCCACCTTGAGGTGCCTCTGAGGTCCGCTagctctgttgtgtttttgaacaAGTCACTTTCCTTTTCCCTTGTGGAACTAGAGGGAAGAAGAGCAGGTCAACCCACTTTGTACAGGTCCACGTTGTCTGTTCGCCTTGGTGTCTCGTCCTGCCACAGATCCTCTACAGATAACAAAGCAGCCAAAACGAATGAGGGTTACAGGAGAGCCAGAGTGTCCAAGTCTGGCCTTAACAAACACAATGGCCGAGAGGGTGGTTTGGGTCACTGCAGAGGCCCTCAATCAAAGCGCTGGAGCTGCAAGGTGGAGCAAATAGCACCCGCTCATGGTGTTAACAGCAAGACTGATGATTCAGACGCACAGCGCCACAGTGCTACTTTGGGATTATTGTCATTCAGAGGGCCAAGCCCCTCAAACACAAAGGCTGGAAGGCAGAAGGGGAATGCAGATGAGGCAGCCTTGCCTATCCGGAGCAATCTCAGGCACAGACAGCACACTTTCAATATTGGCTCGGGTATGAACTTCGTCACCTTTCTTCAGAAGTGAAAATCTTTAGTAACAATGCTGATCGATCTGTATATTCCTTTCAGTGGCCCATATATTCTTATTGTAGATAAGATCACTTTTTAAGACGTAACAGTGAGCTGAATGTGGTGCCAAGGTGGTCTTTGTTTCGTTTGCCTCTCACTTTTTGATTTATACCTCATGCATTTTTAATAGAGccacacccacccaccacaCTGCTTCTACTGTACATCTCACATTCACAACtaatacactcacactcacttcaCCTCTGACTTCAGCTCTTCCATACAATGTATTTAGTTAGCTACAGTATATATTAAAAGTGGGTTGCAAAATGTGCTTGATTTTAAACAATTTTACTTTCTCTGGGTCTTCTTACGTAAACCCTAGGATAAGACCAAGGTTTGATGAGAGCTGTattaacaaatattttgttatatttggttTATGCCACTGATGAGCTTCCTGTGATATAAATGGTAATTAACAGACCATATTAGCCCAAAAGCAACAGATTTGGATGTTAAACcacatattttgttttctaaacGGTAGCAAGTTAATTAGATTACGGAACCTAACAGGAAAAATTCAATTTGTGAAATCAGTGATATCGGCACAGGTGTGAatgctaaatatgaaactaGTGCCAGCAGTGTTACTTAGCTCAGCATCACAGCTGAAACCAGCAAGTCTCACTCGGTCTAGTCAGAAAATCCAgctaccagcacctctaaagctcactaattaccatgttatatcttgtttgtttaacttACACAATGACAAATCATGCTATAGTCCAGATAGTCCAGATAAGTGTTTCCCCCATTTACATtctttacgctaagctaagataagataaactaagggctgctggctgtaacttcatatttaacagacagaaatgagagtggtatcgatcctTCTccacaagaaagcaaataatagTATTTCCCGAAATGTGAAACCATTTCTTTAATATTAAGGTGCAGAGTAGCAGCGAGGACACGAATGAAGTGATATTGATATTGCAGCAAGCCATAAGGCTCCAAACAGGGAGTACAGCactgtgtatgtactgtacgtTATGTGCAGTGAGTAGACCAATGCAGCTCTTGTAATGGATGTCACAGCCAACATGACtcaaaaaatgtgaaatctgCCTTAAGCAGTTTCCGAGTTTTACCTGCCTGCCTTCCCTGTTACAGGGGCTGTCTCGAGAGAAACAACTGCAACACAAcactttttaattattaaaccACTCTCTCAACTTAttacaacatttattttcagcacCATCCCACATCTTTTTTCCTTATGTTTTCTTCTGTAAACTTTTGTTCCTTTCGCAGGGCTCTTCATTTATTCCAACGCCTCAGGGGCAAGAAATATCCTGTAGCAACAGCTTGACCagcaacattacattttttgtgtgtgcttccCGGAGCATGTGATGATGCTCTATCGACATGCCACATGGTTATGGCAGGGTGTTCAGTGGAGATATATATTCCACAAATGGTAGAGGATTGGGGTTACGAGTGCAGAATGGATGCACTGTCATCTTTTACATTATTCATAGGCCACACTCATGttgcctgtgcctgtgtgtgtgtgtgtgtgtgtgtgtgtgtgtgcgtgcgcgcgtaTGAATAGGGGTGTGTTAGGGTCAGTTTGAGGTCTGTTCATTTTCCTGCTTCTCCAGATCATAAAAGCTTAGATGGAACTCAAGAACACTGTGAAAATTGTGCTATAACTCACTGGGGGGAAGAATACAGTCATCTGGATTACATCTACAGTATGTCTTTTATATAACACCAAACAGGGCACACATCTACTTCAAATTATTTTTCCCTGTGAAAGATACCTTGGTAAAAACGATCTTGCTCTTTTCCTTACTTTGCACTTTTGTCCCTTTTTTTATCGGAATGATGTTACTCGCCAAATTTAATTTCACAGTCATTtcacttctctctgtttctctcaagTGGACTCCAGAACATGGAGCAAGCAAGCAAGGAGTGACAAGACAGAGGAACGACAAAAGCATGACTGTTCCAGAGAGCCTCAAAAAGTCTCAGCTTTGGATAAGACATGCTCTCGACTGAAGGCTGATTCTCTGGAAGGTACACCCAAGACTCTCAGCCTCAAGGTAGGAGCCACATTTTTGTATCTGTGGCCTAAATATGCTGCACAATTGTGCACCAAAGCAAACCCAAGCTTGAGCGTGAAAGTTCACTGTGGACCTCGAAAAAGGTTTTACCAAAACATTTGCACGGTCCATTTACTGGAAGTTTTCTGCAGCTTTTAGCCACAACAGATCTGAGTTTGCTTACattgcctacattacccacaatacaGCATCATCGCCAAGAGTACTACCCATGACCTGTTGACTTTGACATGTGAAATTGGTGAAGTTCCACATTTGACTTTAGCGCTAAGCTTTTTTCTGTCAAACCCTTGCCACAGTATTATTATAtcaatgtacagtatgtatataaCTCTACAATGTAATAGCACAAGTCGTACAATATTCTTACTGATTCAGTAATAACTCATGACTCAATAATTAAATTGTAACATAGAAATTATTGTATGCAGGTTCAAAAATGAAGTCCAATGTGATTTCCAAATTTCTGCTTGTTAGGCTGCTAACAAGCAGTATCCACTGATTCTTTTAAAGAATCAGTGGAGCCGCAGAGGATGCAAATACAACAAACTATGGTTCCACAAGGTACAGAACCACAACTGACTACCGAAAAGTCATTTACAGAGTCAAGAAAATACAATGAAGAGCTGTACAATCATAAACTCAGAGCAACAGCACAAGGTTTATGATAGGACAGGGGAAAGTGCAGTCTATGTGCCATACAGAAC
It includes:
- the c12h10orf90 gene encoding (E2-independent) E3 ubiquitin-conjugating enzyme FATS, coding for MSVGLRSWRFPSLSTPNINEASSKEIPASLHRNVLSWGVWWGQEEKESVSLRAITHPAYSQTPDSGSNSGVSNLIRTASVPDVLGGSPKTAFSSITIAARKVLPSFCTSQDPGYLSTPTQPVKAPPEPKLLETFGGRALSKPTSAMRVSNYQLDMCRQNPNIVTPKQFRQAYSPADGLAGRDGVKSKVQLAQQRVSYTEGDRRRGVSGGSLMNPSSQPSYRSCIHLEVPLRSASSVVFLNKSLSFSLVELEGRRAGQPTLYRSTLSVRLGVSSCHRSSTDNKAAKTNEGYRRARVSKSGLNKHNGREGGLGHCRGPQSKRWSCKVEQIAPAHGVNSKTDDSDAQRHSATLGLLSFRGPSPSNTKAGRQKGNADEAALPIRSNLRHRQHTFNIGSVDSRTWSKQARSDKTEERQKHDCSREPQKVSALDKTCSRLKADSLEGTPKTLSLKEALELFRPDFICRSQGRVRRLEQRVMRRRALQDSTPGLVQGLREDQYKQKRNCTTPDPLCDNLFKPRERSISGREMQLRSRRIYNKLPEVTKKKEEEKKRAVSQTNRLRAEVFKKRLLDQILQR